A genomic window from Periophthalmus magnuspinnatus isolate fPerMag1 chromosome 16, fPerMag1.2.pri, whole genome shotgun sequence includes:
- the irx1a gene encoding iroquois-class homeodomain protein IRX-1a encodes MSFPQLGYPQYLSASQAVYGSERPGVLTPSSRGASTEIGGSPSATAAAVTSVLGMYASPYAHNYSAFLPYTSADLALFSQMGSQYDLKDSPGVHPASFAAHTSPAFYPYGQFQYGDPARPKNATRESTSTLKAWLNEHRKNPYPTKGEKIMLAIITKMTLTQVSTWFANARRRLKKENKVTWGSRSKEDEDGNLFGSGDEAEKNDDEEEIDLESIDIDKIDENDGDQSNEDDDDKSTEGSRELRGTGASAVDLDTLDKRRAFALQAHEAFDKTKSPILVHPGTKDSQDNNNNTRVLSPDRPGSFSLPTNNKPKIWSLAETATSPDNSSQKSTSPCAPSGPTHPSTPHHQLQTHPAFLSNHGLYTCQIGKFHNWTNGAFLGQNSLLNVRSFLGVNHHHNHHLPSQQQQQPTSVLVSPVAAAAALSGESKGPAESHSPKHIDLDNVVRSDSPPAQPLKSSFRPLHDRSSLAASTRSPADNTQRVLTALSSA; translated from the exons ATGTCTTTTCCGCAGCTCGGCTACCCGCAGTACTTAAGTGCCTCCCAGGCAGTTTACGGGAGTGAGCGACCGGGAGTTCTTACACCCTCGTCCCGTGGAGCAAGCACCGAAATCGGGGGAAGTCCGTCTGCTACAGCCGCGGCTGTTACGTCGGTCCTGGGCATGTACGCCAGTCCCTACGCTCACAACTACAGCGCGTTTTTACCTTACACAAGTGCAGACCTGGCGCTTTTTTCACAAATG gGGTCCCAGTATGATCTGAAAGACAGTCCAGGTGTCCATCCAGCCAGCTTCGCTGCCCACACTTCTCCGGCTTTTTACCCCTATGGCCAGTTCCAGTACGGCGACCCGGCCCGGCCCAAGAACGCCACGCGGGAGAGCACCAGCACACTCAAAGCTTGGCTTAACGAGCACAGGAAGAACCCCTATCCCACTAAAGGAGAGAAGATCATGCTGGCCATCATCACCAAAATGACCCTGACCCAGGTGTCCACGTGGTTCGCCAACGCCAGGAGGAGACTCAAGAAGGAGAACAAGGTAACATGGGGCAGCAGGAGCAAAGAGGACGAGGACGGGAACTTGTTCGGTAGCGGAGATGAGGCAGAAAAGAACGATGACGAGGAGGAGATTGACCTGGAGAGCATTGACATTGACAAAATAGACGAAAACGATGGAGATCAAAGCAATGAGGATGATGACGACAAATCGACGGAGGGCAGTAGGGAACTCCGAGGCACTGGCGCTTCCGCTGTGGACCTGGACACTTTGGACAAACGACGGGCCTTTGCCCTGCAGGCCCACGAGGCCTTTGACAAAACCAAGAGTCCCATTTTAGTTCACCCTGGAACTAAGGACAGTCaggacaacaacaataacacacgAGTTCTTTCTCCGGACAGGCCTGGGAGCTTTTCCCTCCCAActaacaacaaacctaaaatcTGGTCCTTAGCGGAGACCGCCACGAGTCCAGACAATTCCTCTCAGAAATCCACCTCCCCCTGTGCTCCCAGCGGGCCCACTCACCCATCAACACCCCACCATCAGCTCCAGACGCATCCTGCGTTTCTGTCCAACCACGGACTGTACACGTGTCAGATAGGAAAGTTCCATAACTGGACAAATGGTGCGTTTCTGGGTCAGAACTCCCTGCTAAATGTGAGGTCGTTTCTGGGAGTaaaccaccaccacaaccatCATTTGCCGAgccagcaacagcagcagcccaCATCAGTGTTGGTGTCGCCGGTCGCAGCCGCAGCAGCGCTGAGCGGCGAGAGCAAGGGCCCAGCAGAGAGCCACAGTCCCAAACACATAG ACCTCGACAATGTTGTAAGGTCTGATTCTCCTCCAGCACAGCCACTCAAGTCTTCGTTTCGCCCCCTCCATGACAG ATCCTCTCTGGCTGCCAGCACCAGGAGTCCAGCAGACAACACGCAACGCGTCCTCACGGCTCTGTCCTCAGCTTGA